In one Mucilaginibacter sp. PAMB04168 genomic region, the following are encoded:
- the trpC gene encoding indole-3-glycerol phosphate synthase TrpC: protein MTILDKIVLRKKKEVAAAKIVTSYTQLEERDLFLREPLSFRDFLLDPERTGIIAEFKRKSPSKGVINDQVKVTEVTRAYENAGASALSVLTDRHFFGGSKTDLLHAAKFSYVPILRKDFMIDEYQIVEAKTLGADIILLIAAILTPAEIKQFAALAKGIGMNVLLEVHNREELERSLDDNLDAIGVNNRNLADFSVSVDTSFQLVEHIPNQFLKISESAISNTHVIKQLKAVGFNGFLIGENFMRQPNPGAAMEEFVKELR from the coding sequence ATGACGATATTAGATAAAATAGTGCTGCGTAAAAAGAAAGAAGTAGCAGCAGCTAAAATAGTTACCTCGTACACGCAATTGGAAGAACGTGACCTGTTTTTACGTGAGCCGTTATCCTTTCGCGATTTTTTGCTGGACCCGGAGCGTACCGGTATCATTGCCGAATTTAAGCGCAAATCACCATCAAAAGGGGTTATCAACGATCAGGTAAAAGTAACTGAGGTTACCCGCGCGTATGAAAATGCAGGCGCGTCCGCATTATCAGTTTTAACCGACAGGCACTTTTTTGGCGGCAGCAAAACTGATTTATTGCACGCGGCCAAATTTAGCTATGTACCCATTCTGCGCAAGGATTTCATGATTGATGAGTATCAGATTGTAGAGGCTAAAACACTTGGTGCCGATATTATTTTGCTTATAGCAGCCATACTTACTCCAGCCGAGATAAAGCAGTTTGCGGCGCTGGCCAAGGGCATAGGCATGAACGTTTTGCTGGAAGTGCATAACCGTGAAGAGCTGGAACGCAGCCTGGACGATAACCTGGACGCCATTGGTGTAAATAACCGTAACCTGGCCGACTTTTCGGTTTCGGTTGATACGTCATTTCAATTGGTGGAGCACATCCCTAATCAGTTCCTTAAAATATCCGAAAGCGCCATTAGCAATACCCACGTTATCAAACAGCTCAAAGCGGTAGGGTTTAACGGTTTCCTGATAGGTGAAAACTTCATGCGTCAACCCAACCCCGGTGCGGCAATGGAAGAGTTTGTAAAGGAGTTAAGGTAA
- a CDS encoding DUF5009 domain-containing protein: protein MTSNLTTKSPRLLSLDVFRGITVMAMILVNNPGSWGHIYPPLEHAAWNGCTPTDLVFPFFLFIVGISIPFAMETKKADPSTHMTLMLKALRRAVIIFLLGVFMSFFLNWDLSTVRIPGVLQRIALVYLICSLIYIKTGYRVQAVLAALFLIGYYLLMTRVPVPGGTAPNLEPETNLGAWLDCTIFTSAHLWKQSKTWDPEGLLSSMPALSTGLLGILTGTWLRQKNYTSQTKVYALLGAGILLTGLGLLWNVWFPINKSLWTSSYVLFAGGLGMLCFMLCYWLIDVQGYRRFTKPFVVYGVNAITVFVVSGMMARAMGRIKVNFQGDKASLNTALYDTLFTPYFSPINASLGWAIGYVLLWMAILWVMYNRGILIKI, encoded by the coding sequence ATGACTTCAAACCTTACAACAAAAAGCCCCCGGCTTCTCTCGCTCGATGTTTTTCGCGGCATTACCGTAATGGCCATGATACTGGTAAATAACCCCGGCAGCTGGGGTCACATTTATCCGCCTTTAGAACATGCAGCCTGGAACGGCTGCACCCCAACCGATCTGGTGTTTCCTTTCTTTCTGTTTATTGTGGGCATATCTATCCCGTTTGCAATGGAAACCAAAAAGGCAGACCCATCTACACACATGACCCTCATGTTAAAAGCGCTTCGCCGGGCTGTCATCATTTTTCTGCTGGGTGTGTTTATGTCTTTTTTCTTGAATTGGGATTTGAGCACCGTGCGTATTCCGGGCGTTCTGCAACGCATTGCGCTGGTGTATCTTATTTGCAGTTTAATTTATATTAAAACAGGCTACCGCGTGCAGGCAGTACTGGCCGCATTATTTTTAATAGGCTATTATTTGCTTATGACCCGTGTGCCCGTACCGGGCGGCACAGCACCCAACCTGGAACCCGAAACCAACCTGGGTGCCTGGCTGGATTGCACCATATTTACCAGCGCCCACTTGTGGAAACAAAGCAAAACGTGGGATCCGGAAGGTTTGCTTAGTTCAATGCCCGCTTTATCTACCGGTTTGCTGGGTATATTGACCGGCACTTGGCTCAGGCAAAAAAACTATACCAGCCAAACCAAAGTTTATGCCTTGCTGGGTGCAGGCATATTGCTTACAGGCTTAGGGTTATTATGGAACGTTTGGTTCCCTATCAATAAATCGTTATGGACCAGTTCATATGTGCTGTTTGCAGGCGGCTTGGGCATGCTTTGCTTTATGTTGTGTTACTGGCTTATTGATGTACAAGGCTACCGCCGCTTTACCAAGCCTTTTGTAGTTTACGGTGTAAATGCCATTACGGTGTTTGTGGTTTCGGGCATGATGGCACGTGCCATGGGCCGTATAAAAGTCAACTTTCAGGGCGACAAAGCAAGTTTAAACACTGCACTTTACGACACCCTCTTTACGCCGTACTTTTCTCCCATAAATGCCTCCCTGGGCTGGGCAATTGGCTATGTATTATTATGGATGGCAATCTTGTGGGTTATGTACAATAGAGGTATCTTGATCAAAATTTAA
- a CDS encoding aminodeoxychorismate/anthranilate synthase component II, translating to MSLNKDIENKTLPFKGKVLIIDNYDSFTYNLVHLVNELGLECEVWRNDQFKLEDVDQFDKIILSPGPGIPSEAGLLLDVIRKYAPTKSIFGVCLGQQAIAEVFGGRLYNLSRPMHGISTPVKVTDIDEPLFAGLPEQISVGRYHSWVVSKEGLPTELTVTAVDEKDNSIMALRHKTLDVRGVQFHPESVLTEYGKEMMRNWLSC from the coding sequence ATGAGCTTGAATAAAGATATAGAAAATAAGACGCTACCTTTTAAGGGAAAAGTGCTGATTATAGATAATTATGACTCGTTTACGTATAACCTGGTGCATTTGGTTAACGAGTTGGGCTTGGAGTGTGAGGTATGGCGTAATGATCAGTTTAAGCTCGAAGACGTGGATCAATTTGACAAGATCATTCTATCGCCTGGGCCTGGCATACCGTCTGAAGCGGGCTTGCTGCTTGATGTTATACGTAAATACGCGCCTACTAAAAGTATTTTTGGTGTATGTTTGGGTCAGCAGGCTATTGCTGAGGTGTTTGGCGGCAGGTTATATAACCTGAGCAGGCCTATGCACGGCATATCAACACCTGTTAAGGTTACTGATATAGATGAGCCGCTGTTTGCCGGTTTACCCGAGCAGATTAGTGTAGGCCGCTATCACTCCTGGGTAGTATCAAAAGAAGGCTTACCTACGGAACTAACCGTTACCGCTGTAGACGAAAAGGACAACTCTATTATGGCCCTGCGCCATAAAACGCTTGATGTTCGCGGCGTGCAGTTTCACCCGGAGTCGGTGTTAACGGAGTACGGGAAAGAAATGATGCGAAACTGGTTAAGCTGCTAG
- a CDS encoding anthranilate synthase component I family protein, with amino-acid sequence MQTFKITTTYKKLLADTTTPVSIYLRLRDIFPNSLLLESSDYHSRDNSMSYICCEPIAGVILTKGVLTQKFPDGSQQVLEQGQFNLVRQIDEFLKRFETEALPLKIISNGLFGYFTHEAVEHYETIRLKKVENDVRQIPEMQYHVYRYLIAIDHFKNELYIFENQYGEDADDKGLEKMEYLLKSKDFPEYHFQTKAQEQSNLTDVGFMDIVEKMKQHIYRGDVFQIVPSRAFSQTFAGDEFNVYRALRSVNPSPYLFYFDYGDFRIFGSSPEAQITIKNRIASIFPIAGTFKRSGNDEKDAEAARALENDPKESAEHVMLVDLARNDLSRHCEQVEVKAFKQVQYYSHLIHLVSHVSGKLRPDVSSFKIVADTFPAGTLSGAPKFRAMEIIDANENIKRSFYSGAIGYLGFNGDFNHAIMIRSLLSKNNVLHYQAGAGIVADSIPESELNEVNNKVAALRKAIQMAGEL; translated from the coding sequence ATGCAAACGTTTAAAATAACTACTACCTATAAAAAGCTGCTTGCTGATACCACGACACCGGTAAGCATTTATCTGCGGCTACGGGATATTTTTCCCAACTCGCTGCTGCTGGAAAGCTCAGACTACCATAGCCGCGATAACAGCATGAGCTATATATGCTGTGAGCCCATAGCCGGCGTAATTTTAACTAAAGGTGTATTAACACAAAAGTTTCCGGATGGCAGCCAACAGGTACTGGAGCAGGGCCAGTTTAACCTGGTGCGGCAGATAGACGAATTTTTAAAACGCTTTGAGACCGAAGCCCTGCCGCTCAAGATAATTTCTAACGGCCTATTTGGCTACTTTACGCATGAGGCGGTTGAGCATTATGAAACCATACGCCTTAAGAAGGTTGAAAATGATGTGCGGCAGATACCCGAAATGCAATACCATGTATATCGCTACCTGATAGCGATTGATCATTTCAAGAACGAGCTGTACATTTTTGAGAACCAATATGGTGAAGATGCCGATGATAAAGGCCTGGAAAAAATGGAGTACCTGTTAAAAAGTAAGGATTTTCCAGAATACCACTTTCAAACAAAGGCCCAGGAGCAATCCAATCTTACCGATGTAGGTTTTATGGATATTGTGGAAAAGATGAAACAGCACATTTATCGTGGTGATGTTTTCCAGATTGTGCCGTCACGTGCCTTTTCGCAAACCTTTGCTGGCGATGAGTTTAATGTATACCGGGCATTGCGCTCGGTTAATCCCTCACCTTATCTGTTTTATTTTGATTACGGTGATTTCCGCATCTTCGGCTCATCGCCCGAGGCGCAAATTACCATCAAAAATCGTATCGCCAGTATTTTCCCCATTGCCGGTACCTTTAAACGCAGCGGTAATGATGAGAAAGATGCTGAAGCTGCCCGTGCGCTGGAAAACGATCCAAAAGAATCGGCCGAGCACGTGATGCTGGTTGACCTGGCCCGTAACGACCTGAGCCGCCATTGTGAGCAGGTGGAGGTAAAGGCCTTTAAGCAGGTGCAATATTACTCGCATTTAATTCACCTGGTATCGCACGTAAGCGGCAAACTAAGACCCGATGTTTCATCGTTTAAAATAGTAGCCGATACATTTCCGGCCGGTACGCTGAGCGGTGCGCCGAAATTTAGGGCTATGGAAATTATTGATGCGAACGAAAACATTAAGCGGAGCTTTTATAGCGGCGCCATTGGTTACCTCGGCTTTAACGGCGATTTTAATCACGCCATTATGATACGTTCCCTATTAAGCAAGAACAATGTTTTGCACTACCAGGCAGGTGCCGGTATTGTGGCCGACTCAATACCCGAAAGCGAGCTGAATGAAGTGAATAACAAAGTAGCTGCTTTACGTAAGGCCATTCAAATGGCGGGTGAGTTATAG
- a CDS encoding amidohydrolase family protein has translation MKKFLLACFALLITHLSYAQETFPVNGSWDIRTGQYAFTNATIVVSASQTINNGTLVIKDGIIESVGTGAVPKGYVAIDLKGKFIYPGLIDAYTTYGIPEAPRQAMGGFGGGFNRVSTPVSTKPGPYAWNDAIRPDVQARKMFHVNTARADELKRNGFGAVQTLVQDGIARGTSAVLTLADASDNEVLIKDEVAAHYSFSKGTAATNYPSSLMGSIALLRQTYYDAQWYKGQSKEYNISLAEFNRTQTLPQIFEVGDVQSILRADKIAKEFGKQYIYKTDGQEYQRIDAVKALNASFIVPLSFPAAFDVEDAIEARNVSYAQLKNWELAPTNPAALEKAGIRFALTSAGLTNARDFWTNLRTAINNGLSEKQALLSLTEIPAAMLGVSDKVGTLAKGKLANFVITSANLFKADNVIYENWVQGQKFVVSKMDVSDLRGTYTLSGSGLAGTTLIIGGTPGAYTANINRTGADSARAQGTIVRTGDLVNLYFDLKNKPSGNIRLNGYITSLSPVTLKGDGILPDGSAAKWTATYTGAATGGFGGRGGRGPGADQTAKAPVVGPVVYPFAAFGNTKVPTTETTLFKNATVWTNEKEGVLKNADVLIEGGKIKAVGKNLAAGSAKVIDATGKHISAGIVDEHSHIAATNGINEGTQSVTSEVRITDVIDAEDVNIYRQLAGGVTTSHILHGSANAIGGQTQLIKLRWGVLPEQLKFEGSDGFIKFALGENVKQSNRPQQFGDANVRFPQTRMGVEQVYIDAFTRAKEYKAARAAKNSTTRRDLELDALVEILDGKRFITCHSYVQSEINMLMHVADSMGFKINTFTHILEGYKVADKMKARKIAGSTFSDWWAYKMEVAEAIPYNGKLMHEVGVLTGFNSDDAEMARRLNQEAAKAVTYGMMSEEDALKLVTLNPAKMLHVDNRIGSIKPGKDADLVLWSANPLSIYAVAEKTYVDGIPYWDYAKDGDRQKAMKADEGRIIQKMIESKSRGNATQRPAFQRPRLYECEDIEDAAYVIADDYNRMNQNQTNVQKAQH, from the coding sequence ATGAAGAAATTTTTACTCGCTTGTTTTGCCCTCCTGATTACCCATTTAAGCTATGCCCAGGAAACTTTCCCGGTTAACGGCTCATGGGATATAAGGACGGGGCAGTACGCCTTCACCAATGCAACCATTGTTGTAAGTGCAAGCCAAACCATTAACAATGGCACACTGGTTATTAAAGACGGTATCATAGAGTCGGTTGGTACCGGCGCAGTACCCAAGGGCTATGTGGCTATTGATTTAAAAGGTAAATTTATTTACCCAGGTCTTATAGATGCGTATACAACCTACGGTATACCCGAGGCTCCGCGCCAGGCTATGGGAGGCTTTGGCGGTGGCTTTAACCGCGTTTCAACTCCGGTGTCAACCAAACCCGGCCCTTACGCCTGGAATGATGCCATACGCCCTGATGTGCAAGCCCGCAAAATGTTTCATGTAAACACCGCCCGTGCTGATGAATTGAAACGCAATGGCTTTGGCGCCGTGCAAACATTGGTACAAGACGGTATTGCCCGAGGCACCTCAGCCGTATTAACCTTAGCTGATGCCAGCGACAATGAGGTACTGATTAAAGATGAAGTTGCTGCACATTATTCATTTAGCAAAGGTACTGCGGCCACCAATTATCCGTCATCATTAATGGGTAGTATTGCGTTGCTGCGCCAAACCTATTATGATGCACAATGGTACAAAGGGCAAAGCAAAGAGTACAATATTTCGTTAGCCGAGTTTAACCGCACACAGACACTGCCGCAGATTTTTGAGGTAGGCGATGTACAAAGCATACTCCGTGCCGATAAAATAGCCAAAGAGTTTGGCAAGCAATACATCTATAAAACAGACGGACAAGAGTACCAGCGCATTGATGCAGTAAAGGCTTTAAATGCCAGCTTCATTGTTCCGTTAAGCTTTCCTGCTGCTTTTGATGTGGAGGATGCTATAGAGGCACGCAATGTGAGCTACGCACAGTTAAAAAACTGGGAACTGGCTCCAACTAACCCGGCCGCTTTAGAAAAAGCCGGCATCCGCTTTGCTCTAACATCAGCAGGCTTAACCAACGCCCGCGATTTTTGGACCAACCTGCGTACAGCCATCAACAACGGACTGAGCGAGAAGCAAGCGCTGTTATCGTTAACTGAAATTCCGGCCGCTATGCTGGGTGTGAGCGATAAGGTAGGCACTTTAGCCAAAGGCAAGCTGGCTAACTTTGTGATCACTTCAGCCAATTTGTTTAAAGCCGATAATGTAATTTATGAAAACTGGGTACAAGGCCAAAAATTTGTAGTATCCAAAATGGATGTAAGCGACCTGCGCGGCACTTACACTTTAAGCGGCAGCGGCCTGGCTGGTACTACTTTAATAATTGGTGGTACACCCGGCGCTTACACTGCCAACATTAACCGCACCGGTGCCGATAGCGCCCGTGCCCAAGGCACCATTGTTCGCACCGGCGATCTGGTGAACTTATACTTCGACTTAAAAAACAAACCATCGGGCAACATTCGCCTAAATGGTTATATTACTTCGTTATCACCTGTTACCTTAAAAGGCGATGGTATATTGCCCGATGGCAGCGCTGCTAAATGGACCGCAACTTATACCGGCGCCGCCACCGGCGGCTTTGGCGGCCGCGGCGGCCGAGGCCCGGGTGCCGATCAAACGGCCAAAGCGCCTGTTGTTGGCCCTGTTGTTTATCCGTTTGCAGCTTTTGGCAACACAAAAGTACCTACCACCGAGACCACCTTGTTTAAAAATGCTACCGTTTGGACCAACGAAAAAGAAGGCGTCCTGAAAAACGCTGACGTACTGATTGAGGGCGGTAAAATAAAAGCAGTAGGTAAAAACCTGGCTGCTGGCAGCGCTAAGGTGATTGATGCTACCGGCAAACATATTTCAGCTGGTATTGTGGATGAGCACTCGCACATTGCGGCCACAAACGGCATTAACGAGGGCACGCAATCGGTAACATCCGAAGTTCGTATAACCGACGTAATAGATGCCGAAGATGTTAACATTTACCGCCAGTTGGCCGGTGGTGTTACTACATCGCACATTTTGCATGGTTCGGCAAACGCTATTGGCGGTCAAACCCAGTTAATCAAGCTTCGTTGGGGTGTACTGCCCGAGCAGTTAAAGTTTGAAGGCAGCGATGGTTTCATCAAATTTGCCCTGGGCGAAAACGTAAAACAAAGTAACCGCCCGCAGCAGTTTGGCGATGCCAACGTGCGTTTCCCGCAAACCCGCATGGGTGTTGAGCAAGTGTATATTGATGCCTTTACCCGTGCTAAAGAATACAAGGCTGCACGTGCCGCCAAAAACAGCACCACCCGCCGCGATCTGGAACTGGATGCATTGGTTGAAATTTTGGATGGTAAACGTTTTATCACCTGCCACTCTTACGTACAATCAGAAATCAACATGCTGATGCACGTGGCCGATTCTATGGGCTTTAAGATCAACACCTTTACCCACATTTTGGAAGGCTATAAGGTAGCCGATAAAATGAAGGCCCGTAAAATTGCTGGCTCTACGTTTTCAGACTGGTGGGCTTACAAAATGGAAGTGGCAGAGGCTATTCCGTACAACGGCAAGCTGATGCACGAAGTAGGCGTATTAACCGGCTTTAATTCTGATGATGCCGAGATGGCCCGCCGCCTTAACCAGGAAGCAGCCAAAGCGGTTACCTACGGCATGATGAGCGAAGAAGACGCGCTTAAACTGGTTACCCTTAACCCGGCTAAAATGCTGCATGTGGATAACCGCATTGGCAGTATCAAACCAGGCAAGGATGCTGACCTGGTTTTATGGTCGGCCAACCCGCTTTCTATTTACGCTGTTGCCGAAAAAACCTATGTTGATGGCATCCCTTACTGGGACTATGCAAAGGATGGTGACCGCCAAAAAGCGATGAAAGCTGATGAAGGCCGCATCATTCAAAAAATGATTGAATCGAAAAGCCGCGGTAACGCTACACAACGCCCGGCCTTTCAACGCCCGCGTTTATACGAGTGCGAAGATATTGAAGACGCAGCCTACGTAATAGCCGACGATTATAACCGCATGAACCAAAATCAAACTAACGTTCAAAAAGCGCAGCATTAA
- the hflX gene encoding GTPase HflX: MKQKFYDTAIKQETAVLVGIITPNETEAQEKEYLEELEFLVDTAGGKTIRTFTQRMQRPDRATFVGSGKLEEIKAYVIAEEIDMVVFDDELSPSQLRNIERELQVKILDRSNLILDIFAGRAQTAQAKTQVELAQLQYLLPRLTRLWTHLERQKGGIGMRGPGESQIETDRRLILNKISLLKDRLKQIDKQNETQRKNRVQLVRVALVGYTNVGKSTIMNMISKSEVFAENKLFATLDTTVRKVVIENLPFLLSDTVGFIRKLPHHLVECFKSTLDEVREADILVHVVDVSHPNFEDHMNTVNETLKDIGAIDKPVITVFNKIDAYQPVPTHPEDPAPALTLEEFKHSWMASHNSPAIFISALKKENVDEFRQLLYDKVIAIHTERYPYDQLLY, from the coding sequence ATGAAACAAAAATTTTATGATACTGCTATCAAGCAGGAAACCGCTGTGCTGGTAGGTATCATTACACCAAATGAAACCGAAGCACAGGAGAAAGAGTATTTAGAGGAGTTGGAGTTCTTGGTAGACACTGCAGGTGGCAAAACGATACGAACTTTTACGCAACGTATGCAACGGCCGGACCGTGCAACTTTTGTGGGCTCTGGTAAACTGGAAGAGATAAAGGCCTATGTAATAGCCGAAGAAATAGATATGGTGGTGTTTGATGATGAACTATCGCCATCGCAATTGCGTAATATTGAACGGGAACTGCAGGTAAAGATACTAGATCGCAGTAACCTCATTCTGGATATTTTTGCTGGCAGGGCACAAACGGCACAGGCTAAAACCCAGGTTGAGTTGGCCCAGTTGCAATACCTGTTACCCCGCTTAACCCGTTTATGGACCCACTTGGAGCGCCAAAAGGGTGGTATTGGTATGCGTGGTCCGGGTGAGTCGCAAATTGAGACCGACCGTCGTTTGATCCTGAACAAGATATCGCTGTTGAAAGACAGGTTAAAGCAGATAGACAAGCAAAACGAAACACAACGCAAAAACCGTGTTCAGCTGGTACGCGTAGCGTTGGTAGGTTATACCAACGTAGGTAAATCAACCATCATGAACATGATCTCTAAATCGGAAGTGTTTGCCGAGAACAAGCTATTTGCCACGCTGGACACAACGGTTAGGAAAGTGGTGATCGAAAATCTTCCTTTTCTGCTGTCAGACACGGTAGGGTTTATCCGTAAGTTGCCTCACCATCTGGTAGAGTGCTTTAAATCTACCCTGGATGAAGTACGCGAGGCTGATATCTTGGTCCACGTAGTGGATGTATCGCATCCTAACTTTGAGGATCATATGAATACCGTTAACGAGACGCTGAAAGACATAGGCGCTATTGATAAACCGGTTATAACCGTGTTTAACAAAATAGATGCCTACCAGCCGGTACCTACACATCCGGAAGATCCGGCCCCAGCACTTACGCTCGAAGAATTTAAACACAGTTGGATGGCTAGTCATAATAGTCCGGCAATCTTCATTTCGGCGTTAAAAAAGGAGAATGTAGATGAGTTTAGGCAGTTGCTGTATGATAAAGTAATAGCTATTCATACTGAGCGATACCCATATGACCAGCTACTTTACTGA
- a CDS encoding DUF2809 domain-containing protein gives MSKSRWVVLSAVFIVIIAGLASRKVAFIPLWVGDTLWALMVYLMVRFLFMERSIGKVALISLAFSFAIEFSQLYQAEWINRVRNTVPGHLILGRGFLWGDLLAYIPGVLLGLFIDALVFKKQHVSK, from the coding sequence ATGTCTAAAAGCCGCTGGGTAGTATTAAGCGCTGTTTTTATTGTAATTATTGCCGGTTTGGCCTCGCGTAAAGTTGCCTTTATACCGCTGTGGGTGGGCGATACCCTATGGGCGTTGATGGTTTACTTAATGGTTCGCTTCCTGTTTATGGAACGAAGTATTGGCAAGGTGGCTTTAATAAGCTTGGCTTTTAGCTTTGCTATAGAGTTTAGCCAGTTATACCAGGCCGAATGGATTAACCGTGTAAGAAATACTGTGCCCGGCCACCTTATTTTAGGCAGGGGATTTTTATGGGGCGATTTACTAGCTTATATACCGGGCGTGCTGTTAGGCCTCTTTATAGACGCGCTTGTTTTTAAGAAACAACACGTAAGTAAATGA
- a CDS encoding cytochrome B — protein sequence MSAYEILRYLHSGFRFVVLVLIVVAILTALVGWLGRKAYTKGNRKLYMFAMISAHTQFLIGLVLYFISPFVQFGSNTMKEATTRYWTVEHIAMMLFAIILITIGHSRSKKATLPEAKHRAIAIFYLLATIIIVVAIIQSQRPFLGISG from the coding sequence ATGTCGGCTTACGAAATTTTAAGGTATCTGCACTCAGGCTTCAGGTTTGTGGTTTTAGTATTAATTGTGGTAGCTATTTTAACTGCTTTGGTAGGATGGCTGGGCCGTAAAGCTTACACTAAAGGAAACCGCAAGCTTTATATGTTTGCCATGATATCGGCACATACCCAGTTCTTGATTGGGCTGGTTCTTTACTTCATCAGCCCGTTTGTACAATTTGGCAGCAACACCATGAAAGAAGCTACGACCCGTTATTGGACGGTAGAGCATATTGCCATGATGCTGTTTGCGATTATATTAATTACCATTGGCCATAGCCGTTCCAAAAAGGCAACCTTGCCCGAGGCCAAGCACCGTGCAATTGCCATCTTTTACTTACTGGCAACAATAATTATAGTAGTAGCTATTATACAAAGCCAGCGGCCGTTTTTAGGCATTAGCGGTTAA
- a CDS encoding amidohydrolase family protein, protein MKKKLVLSFGGLMLSAVLAFGQANIMPAKPQAGPVVITGAMIHVGNGKVISNGYIAFDKGKITAIGEGTAPNTAGATIVNANGKQVYPGFICPITSLGLVEFESVRATDDETETGELNPHVRSLIAYNTDSKVIPTVRSNGVLLAQPTPQGGTMPGQSSVMMLDGWNWEDAAYKKDIGIHMTWPVARAARGRRGGFGAPGGALQESPAERAQKAIDGFVSLFSQAKSYAEAKPAVTNVRLAAMVGLFNGTKKLFINADGAKEIMQAVNFAKQFGVQAVIVGGRESYLVTDILKDNNVPVVIKETQALPDKDEDDVYLPYKLPHLLQEAGVMYGLTGTGFWRQRNLPFEAGQAVGYGLTKEQAVSMITLNNAKILGIDKTTGTLETGKDANLFISTGDALDMLTLNVENAYIQGKSISLDNLHKQLYKRYSEKYGLKANVN, encoded by the coding sequence ATGAAAAAGAAATTAGTTTTAAGTTTTGGAGGATTGATGCTGAGCGCCGTCCTCGCGTTTGGCCAGGCTAACATTATGCCGGCCAAGCCACAAGCAGGCCCTGTTGTAATTACAGGGGCAATGATACACGTAGGTAACGGCAAGGTGATCAGCAATGGTTACATTGCTTTTGATAAAGGCAAAATAACCGCCATTGGCGAAGGAACCGCCCCCAACACGGCAGGCGCTACAATAGTAAATGCTAACGGCAAGCAAGTATACCCTGGTTTTATATGCCCTATCACTTCACTAGGTTTGGTGGAGTTTGAATCGGTAAGGGCTACAGACGATGAAACCGAAACCGGCGAATTAAACCCGCATGTACGTTCATTAATTGCCTACAATACCGACTCTAAGGTTATACCAACCGTTCGTTCAAACGGTGTGTTGCTGGCACAGCCTACGCCACAAGGCGGCACTATGCCTGGTCAGTCATCGGTAATGATGCTGGATGGCTGGAACTGGGAAGATGCCGCTTACAAAAAAGACATCGGCATTCACATGACCTGGCCTGTAGCGCGTGCTGCCCGCGGTCGGCGTGGTGGTTTTGGCGCTCCGGGTGGAGCTCTGCAAGAGTCGCCGGCTGAGCGCGCGCAAAAAGCTATTGATGGGTTCGTTAGTCTCTTCTCGCAAGCAAAAAGCTATGCGGAGGCCAAACCAGCGGTAACCAATGTACGCCTGGCCGCTATGGTAGGTTTATTTAATGGCACCAAAAAGCTATTCATCAATGCCGATGGCGCTAAAGAGATTATGCAGGCAGTAAACTTTGCCAAGCAATTTGGTGTACAGGCCGTAATTGTTGGTGGTCGCGAATCTTACCTGGTCACCGATATCCTGAAAGACAACAATGTACCGGTTGTAATCAAAGAAACCCAAGCCCTGCCCGATAAGGACGAAGACGATGTTTACCTCCCCTACAAATTGCCGCACCTGCTGCAGGAAGCCGGCGTAATGTATGGCTTAACGGGTACCGGTTTCTGGCGTCAGCGCAATTTGCCTTTTGAGGCAGGCCAGGCGGTGGGTTACGGCTTAACCAAAGAGCAGGCTGTATCCATGATTACCCTTAACAATGCCAAAATATTAGGTATCGATAAAACAACCGGCACCTTAGAAACCGGCAAAGACGCCAACCTCTTTATTTCAACCGGTGATGCCCTGGACATGCTTACCCTGAACGTAGAAAATGCCTACATACAAGGCAAAAGCATAAGCTTGGACAACCTGCATAAACAACTATACAAACGCTACAGCGAAAAGTATGGATTAAAGGCAAATGTGAATTAA
- a CDS encoding helix-turn-helix transcriptional regulator, giving the protein MKALCDAKTKAVAANIRKLREFRNYTQEYLAAKLDISQNAYSKIELGYSNITINRLVGISEVLEIDLVDLINFNYDNLTQLKVAKA; this is encoded by the coding sequence ATGAAAGCATTGTGTGACGCAAAAACCAAAGCGGTAGCAGCCAATATTAGAAAATTACGTGAGTTTCGTAATTATACGCAGGAGTATCTGGCAGCTAAGCTTGATATTTCGCAAAATGCCTACAGCAAAATTGAGCTTGGGTATAGTAATATTACCATCAATAGATTAGTTGGTATTTCTGAAGTGTTGGAAATTGACCTGGTGGATCTGATCAATTTTAACTATGACAATTTAACGCAGCTTAAAGTTGCAAAAGCATAG